Proteins co-encoded in one Rhodococcus sp. PAMC28707 genomic window:
- a CDS encoding FUSC family protein, whose translation MPVPVIRLDHTRSALAHATSRAAWRQAMTLGHADATIAPALRVGAAIAVVLVGGGILGRPELAGFAALGALCSAFTRYEPYPRRAGKLALVGGSIVLWATLGAVVGTITSSSAIHIFAISLAAGVAALALSAFSITGPGPVILVFASTAAVGFASAAGDVVEVFVSVSIGAAIGWVAAMLPALLHPVGPGQLAVARALAATDSRQDGIARASIEHARVIVALNTRPTSRDHSLGLTTLLDDAEQVLDAWARGENPSHAAEILAHERALRKMRRYDALPVRAAELATTPENFFAVGVRMLTSRALVINAARIAVASLLAAWCATAFGFEHPLWATMGAMAALQGITFHTTVERGIQRLLGNVGGAVIAAALIAGAFGYWQTTLAIIVLQIVAELLVMKNYGLTTIAVTPMALLLTGIAGQLSPAVAISRVGDTLIGVLIGIVVAALTIGIGDKPARELTGVERHCVR comes from the coding sequence GTGCCCGTTCCCGTGATTCGACTCGACCACACCCGTTCGGCGCTCGCTCACGCCACTTCGCGAGCGGCCTGGCGCCAGGCGATGACGCTCGGGCACGCCGATGCGACTATCGCTCCAGCCCTCCGGGTCGGTGCAGCAATCGCCGTCGTACTCGTCGGTGGAGGCATTCTCGGCAGGCCCGAACTCGCAGGCTTCGCTGCCCTGGGCGCCCTGTGCAGCGCATTCACGCGCTACGAGCCGTACCCACGGCGCGCAGGCAAGCTGGCGCTGGTCGGCGGCTCGATAGTGCTTTGGGCAACACTGGGCGCCGTGGTCGGCACGATAACGTCCTCCTCTGCTATCCACATCTTCGCGATCTCCCTGGCAGCCGGAGTCGCCGCCCTTGCACTGTCTGCCTTCTCCATCACCGGACCCGGCCCTGTCATCCTCGTGTTCGCTTCGACCGCGGCTGTCGGGTTCGCGAGCGCCGCCGGGGACGTGGTCGAAGTTTTCGTTTCGGTGTCCATCGGTGCTGCCATCGGATGGGTAGCGGCAATGCTGCCGGCGTTGCTCCACCCTGTCGGGCCCGGCCAACTCGCGGTCGCCCGCGCTCTCGCGGCCACCGACTCGAGACAAGACGGCATCGCCCGAGCGTCGATCGAACACGCTCGCGTGATCGTTGCACTCAATACCCGGCCGACCTCGCGCGATCACAGCCTCGGACTGACCACTCTCCTCGACGACGCCGAGCAGGTGCTCGACGCCTGGGCACGTGGCGAAAATCCTTCTCATGCAGCAGAAATCCTCGCTCACGAACGCGCACTGCGAAAGATGCGCAGGTACGACGCGTTGCCGGTGCGCGCTGCCGAGCTCGCCACTACACCTGAAAACTTCTTTGCCGTCGGCGTGCGCATGTTGACCTCACGGGCACTTGTGATCAATGCGGCACGCATCGCCGTGGCATCATTGTTGGCCGCTTGGTGCGCAACTGCTTTCGGCTTCGAGCATCCTTTGTGGGCGACTATGGGCGCGATGGCCGCCCTGCAGGGCATCACTTTTCACACGACGGTCGAGCGCGGCATACAGCGGCTACTCGGGAATGTCGGCGGCGCTGTCATCGCCGCCGCACTGATTGCAGGTGCGTTCGGATACTGGCAGACAACGCTCGCCATCATCGTTCTGCAGATCGTTGCCGAACTCCTCGTCATGAAGAACTACGGCCTCACCACGATCGCCGTCACACCGATGGCGCTGCTTCTGACCGGCATAGCCGGACAGCTGTCCCCAGCCGTCGCGATCAGTCGGGTCGGCGACACCCTCATCGGTGTTCTGATCGGGATCGTCGTCGCTGCCCTCACGATCGGGATCGGAGACAAGCCAGCACGAGAACTCACTGGCGTAGAGCGACACTGCGTCCGGTGA